From Marinoscillum sp. 108, a single genomic window includes:
- a CDS encoding DUF433 domain-containing protein: protein MDYRQFLEIRADKRFGKPCIIGTRISVYDVLNWLSNGMSREDIKSDFEELTDEMIDACLAYAADKERRLISVQ, encoded by the coding sequence ATGGATTATAGACAGTTTTTGGAAATCCGAGCGGACAAACGATTTGGGAAGCCCTGCATTATAGGAACCAGAATTTCGGTTTATGATGTGTTGAACTGGCTGTCGAACGGAATGAGCCGTGAAGACATCAAATCTGATTTCGAAGAATTGACTGACGAAATGATTGACGCTTGCCTGGCTTATGCCGCCGATAAGGAAAGGAGACTAATTTCAGTTCAGTGA
- a CDS encoding LemA family protein, with protein MNKKWITIIVIIVAVFLVYNFFSGKYNSMVTKEEAVNTEWSNVETQYQRRSDLIPNLVNTVKGFAQQEQDVLIGVTEARSKASSINLDANNLTAENMQQFQAAQGQLNSALSRLLVTVEKYPDLKSNQNFLELQAQLEGTENRIAVARKRFNETAQDYNTFIRVFPNNFISGWAGFERKALFAADEGAEKAPEVQF; from the coding sequence ATGAATAAAAAATGGATAACCATTATCGTCATCATTGTGGCGGTTTTTCTCGTCTACAACTTCTTTTCCGGTAAGTACAACTCCATGGTCACCAAAGAAGAGGCTGTCAATACTGAGTGGTCCAATGTGGAAACCCAATATCAGCGTCGAAGTGATCTCATCCCCAACTTGGTCAATACTGTAAAGGGATTTGCTCAACAGGAGCAGGATGTGCTCATAGGTGTGACGGAAGCCCGATCAAAAGCCTCCAGCATTAACCTGGATGCCAACAATCTTACTGCGGAAAACATGCAACAGTTTCAGGCAGCTCAGGGTCAGCTAAATTCTGCACTCTCCAGACTGCTGGTCACCGTGGAGAAATACCCCGACCTGAAGTCTAATCAGAACTTTCTGGAGCTGCAAGCACAGCTGGAAGGTACAGAAAACCGTATAGCCGTAGCCAGAAAAAGGTTTAATGAAACCGCTCAGGACTACAACACATTTATCCGGGTGTTTCCCAATAATTTCATTTCGGGCTGGGCAGGCTTTGAGCGCAAGGCACTGTTTGCCGCCGATGAGGGTGCCGAAAAAGCGCCTGAGGTACAGTTTTAA
- a CDS encoding DUF5615 family PIN-like protein yields MTLLFDQNISPRILRALPPEFSNCQQVRFVGLENSSDFEIFQYARDNHFAIVTFDSDFVDLNAMHGAPPKVIYLNTGNLTTKNISELIISNILRITHYLGSESDDILELIKAS; encoded by the coding sequence GTGACCTTATTATTTGATCAGAACATTTCACCCAGAATTCTTAGGGCGCTCCCTCCAGAGTTTTCAAATTGCCAGCAGGTGAGATTTGTTGGATTAGAAAATTCATCTGATTTTGAGATCTTTCAATATGCCCGGGACAATCATTTTGCCATAGTGACTTTTGACTCAGATTTTGTGGACCTCAATGCCATGCACGGAGCACCTCCAAAGGTTATTTACCTGAATACTGGTAATCTTACCACCAAGAACATTTCCGAACTCATCATTAGCAACATACTGAGGATCACCCATTATTTAGGTTCAGAATCTGATGACATTCTGGAGCTCATAAAGGCTTCATAA
- the hslV gene encoding ATP-dependent protease subunit HslV, with the protein MGKVKIRSTTVVAIKHNGQVAIGADGQATMGNTVAKSNVKKIRKLQDGKIITGFAGSTADAFTLLERLEEKLATYTGNMKRAAVELAKDWRTDRYLRRLEAMMIVVDKGEILVISGTGDVLEPDDDIASIGSGSMYARAAAIALKRHAPDMTAEEMVRESLGIAADICIYTNHNLVVETVK; encoded by the coding sequence ATGGGAAAAGTAAAAATAAGATCTACCACGGTGGTGGCCATCAAGCACAATGGTCAGGTAGCCATAGGGGCAGATGGCCAGGCCACAATGGGCAACACAGTGGCAAAAAGCAACGTGAAGAAGATTCGCAAACTGCAGGATGGTAAGATCATTACCGGTTTTGCAGGGTCTACAGCCGATGCCTTCACCCTACTGGAGCGCCTGGAAGAGAAACTGGCTACCTATACCGGCAATATGAAACGTGCCGCGGTGGAGTTGGCCAAAGACTGGCGCACCGACCGCTACCTCAGGAGGTTGGAGGCCATGATGATCGTGGTGGACAAAGGGGAGATACTGGTGATCTCTGGCACTGGCGATGTGCTGGAGCCTGATGACGACATAGCTTCTATTGGCTCAGGCAGTATGTATGCCCGTGCTGCGGCCATCGCACTGAAGCGTCATGCTCCTGATATGACGGCCGAGGAAATGGTGCGTGAGAGCCTGGGCATAGCCGCAGATATCTGTATTTACACCAACCACAACCTGGTGGTGGAGACGGTGAAGTAA
- a CDS encoding YgcG family protein, protein MKIRILIPLFIFLSLGAWSQDVALPDLTRRVTDLTGTLTPAEQNSLEQKLLNYENTKGSQVVVVLIPTTGEETIEQYSIRLGEAWKIGRQGADDGVIMLFAMTDRKMRIEVGYGLEGALTDALSKRIITNVITPEFRSGHFYKGIDSGVDVVISAIMGEELPPAVKQRSTNSTSSKSWVLPVLVLGFIFTGILKAVLTKKLGKGKATGLSAVIVFILGWLLIGLAAGIFIAIIVAIFMSVPSNGGRGGRGGGGMYWGGGFGGGGYSGGGGGFGGFSGGGGGFGGGGASGGW, encoded by the coding sequence GTGAAAATTCGGATACTGATACCTCTATTTATTTTTCTTTCATTGGGTGCATGGTCACAGGATGTAGCCCTGCCGGACCTGACCCGGCGAGTGACGGACCTTACGGGCACGCTCACCCCGGCTGAGCAGAATAGCCTGGAGCAGAAGCTTTTGAACTATGAAAACACCAAAGGCAGCCAGGTAGTGGTGGTGCTGATCCCCACCACAGGTGAGGAGACCATCGAGCAATACAGCATTCGCCTGGGAGAGGCGTGGAAAATAGGAAGACAGGGCGCAGATGATGGCGTGATCATGCTCTTTGCCATGACTGACAGAAAAATGCGGATAGAGGTGGGCTATGGTCTGGAGGGAGCGCTTACGGATGCACTTTCCAAGCGCATCATTACCAACGTCATTACACCGGAGTTTCGGTCCGGGCATTTTTATAAAGGGATCGACAGTGGTGTGGATGTAGTGATCAGTGCCATCATGGGTGAGGAACTGCCTCCGGCAGTGAAGCAGCGATCCACCAATAGCACCTCGTCCAAAAGCTGGGTGCTTCCCGTGCTGGTCTTAGGCTTCATTTTCACCGGAATACTCAAAGCTGTACTGACCAAAAAACTGGGTAAAGGCAAAGCCACTGGCCTGAGCGCGGTGATTGTGTTTATTCTTGGCTGGCTCCTCATCGGGCTGGCGGCAGGGATATTCATCGCCATCATCGTGGCTATCTTCATGAGCGTACCGTCCAATGGTGGCAGAGGGGGTCGTGGTGGCGGAGGTATGTACTGGGGCGGAGGCTTCGGTGGCGGAGGCTACTCTGGTGGAGGCGGCGGCTTTGGCGGGTTCTCCGGTGGTGGTGGAGGTTTCGGTGGCGGTGGTGCTTCTGGTGGGTGGTAA
- a CDS encoding TPM domain-containing protein produces the protein MAKKYTFTESEKQQVEQAVKELETVSCGEIVPYFVGSSDDYAEASWYVSTLLSGFTLVLVGVLSYTWMLPFRITPMEVAIVAFVALVIGFLFPLLFPQAKRWIIPKERQAQRVRQRALEAFLNEKVFETEERVGILIFVSRQEHMVLVLGDEGISRKVQTADWQTVVDEVVMGVKANQIGEGLVKAIGICKELLLKNGFVRKSTDTNELDDGLRIED, from the coding sequence ATGGCTAAGAAATATACTTTTACAGAATCAGAAAAGCAGCAGGTAGAGCAGGCCGTGAAAGAGCTGGAAACGGTCTCCTGTGGGGAGATAGTGCCCTATTTTGTGGGATCAAGTGATGACTATGCCGAAGCTTCGTGGTACGTGAGTACTTTGCTGTCCGGGTTCACCCTGGTGCTGGTAGGCGTACTTTCCTACACATGGATGCTGCCGTTTCGCATCACCCCCATGGAGGTGGCCATCGTGGCTTTTGTGGCTTTGGTGATTGGCTTTTTGTTTCCCCTTCTCTTTCCCCAGGCCAAGCGCTGGATCATACCTAAGGAGCGACAGGCCCAGCGGGTCCGCCAAAGGGCGCTGGAGGCATTTTTGAATGAAAAAGTGTTTGAAACAGAGGAGCGGGTGGGGATACTGATATTCGTGAGCCGCCAGGAGCACATGGTGCTGGTACTGGGTGATGAGGGCATCAGCCGAAAAGTACAGACCGCCGACTGGCAGACGGTGGTGGACGAGGTGGTCATGGGCGTGAAGGCCAACCAAATTGGGGAAGGATTGGTGAAAGCCATCGGTATTTGTAAGGAATTGCTCCTCAAAAATGGTTTTGTCCGAAAGTCTACCGACACCAATGAGTTGGATGATGGACTGAGGATAGAGGACTGA
- a CDS encoding nucleotidyltransferase domain-containing protein produces MRVSNSDITHIKKTAKSIYGNSCEVYLFGSRVSNDTKGGDLDLLIRTNDPTQLLTKKLTFKARVKQLIGDQKIDVIVRSASAPDEQDHIYQEALKGQLL; encoded by the coding sequence ATGAGAGTCTCAAATTCGGATATTACTCACATCAAAAAAACCGCCAAATCCATTTATGGTAATTCCTGCGAGGTATACCTCTTTGGATCCAGGGTCTCCAATGATACGAAAGGTGGTGATCTGGATTTACTAATCCGAACGAACGATCCCACACAGCTCCTCACAAAAAAACTCACCTTTAAAGCCAGAGTCAAACAATTAATAGGAGATCAGAAAATTGATGTAATCGTGAGATCGGCGAGTGCACCCGATGAGCAAGACCATATTTATCAGGAAGCGTTAAAAGGACAACTGCTATGA
- a CDS encoding endonuclease, producing the protein MKKTYSLLLLLLIVFTAGAQAPAGYYNSANGLSGEALKSALNDIIDGHTEYSYANVWDLLKVTDVDPNNPNNVMGIYSRFSMDAAAEYAGGAGWNREHVWAKSRGDFGTTMGPGTDIHHIRAEDVSTNSARNNRAFDEGGTQYIDGSGNYSGPTPAKSGTDYTWYPGDEVKGDVARMIFYMATRYEGENGEPDLELTEEILSNTDKTPFHGKLSVLLLWHEQDPVTTLEMDRNDAIFSYQGNRNPFIDHPEYVASIWGSGGGGGGGGGSCADTEVTFTLVTDNYPAETSWTLTKDGSTVASGSGYTAANTAHVESLCLADGTYDFTINDQYGDGICCSYGSGSYEWTSSAGTLASGGQFTSSETKSFTIGSGGGGGGGGGSTGTVIISEYVEGSSNNKAIEIANIGSTSVDLSAYTLKKQTNGAGSWSSPLSLSGTLPAQSVYVIVYSSAGSTLLAKADLTTSSSVMTFNGNDPVGLFENDVLTDIVGTFSGGSGNFAQNVTLQRKATVAGPSSTYSTAEWTTLTQDDFDNVGLLTGGSSGGGGGGTGGTMPTGYCASQGNNSSYEYISSFSLGAISNSSGNDGGYGNYTSLSTTVAKGQSYSFSLTPAFPSGVYDEYVKIWVDLNRDGDFADAGEELFSTGPIQSTTTGSITIPTSASEGITTMRVSMKYNGAPTSCEAFSYGEVEDYAVTIAASGSRIAEVQETTTFTTELYPNPAEDFVNLHLKVRTEDYLQIQISDLNGRIVFTDARKAVNGFLTTQIKTGTFGSGFYFITVTGGGETFKGKLIVE; encoded by the coding sequence ATGAAAAAAACCTACTCACTCTTATTGCTACTGCTCATTGTATTCACCGCGGGGGCGCAAGCTCCGGCCGGATATTACAACTCAGCAAACGGACTGTCCGGGGAAGCCTTGAAATCTGCCCTGAACGACATCATCGATGGTCATACGGAATATAGCTATGCCAATGTATGGGACCTGCTGAAGGTCACTGATGTGGATCCCAACAATCCTAACAATGTAATGGGCATCTACTCACGCTTCTCCATGGACGCTGCCGCTGAATATGCAGGTGGAGCCGGATGGAACCGCGAGCACGTCTGGGCCAAATCACGGGGAGACTTTGGCACCACCATGGGGCCGGGTACCGACATCCACCACATCCGTGCGGAAGATGTCTCTACCAACTCTGCCAGAAACAACAGGGCCTTTGACGAGGGCGGCACACAGTACATAGACGGATCAGGCAACTACTCCGGCCCTACACCTGCCAAATCGGGAACCGACTACACCTGGTATCCTGGTGATGAGGTGAAAGGCGATGTGGCCAGAATGATCTTCTACATGGCCACCCGCTACGAGGGAGAAAACGGCGAGCCCGACCTGGAGCTCACCGAAGAGATTCTCTCCAACACCGACAAGACGCCCTTTCACGGAAAACTTTCGGTGCTGCTGCTGTGGCACGAGCAAGATCCTGTGACCACTCTGGAAATGGACAGAAATGACGCCATTTTCAGCTATCAGGGAAACAGAAACCCATTCATAGACCACCCGGAATACGTGGCTTCTATCTGGGGTTCCGGAGGTGGTGGCGGTGGAGGCGGCGGGAGCTGTGCCGACACTGAAGTGACCTTCACCCTCGTGACCGACAACTACCCGGCGGAAACCTCCTGGACACTGACCAAAGACGGCAGCACCGTGGCCTCCGGAAGTGGCTACACAGCTGCTAACACGGCTCATGTGGAAAGCCTCTGTCTCGCTGATGGTACTTATGACTTCACCATCAACGATCAGTATGGCGATGGCATCTGCTGCAGCTACGGATCAGGATCTTATGAATGGACCTCATCAGCGGGCACACTCGCTAGTGGCGGACAGTTTACTTCCTCAGAGACCAAGTCCTTCACCATTGGGAGTGGTGGCGGCGGAGGCGGTGGGGGTGGCTCCACCGGCACGGTAATTATCTCCGAGTATGTGGAAGGCTCTTCCAACAACAAAGCCATTGAAATTGCCAACATAGGCTCTACGTCTGTAGACCTGTCTGCCTACACCCTGAAGAAACAAACCAACGGAGCAGGCTCCTGGTCTTCTCCCCTCAGCCTGAGTGGCACGCTCCCCGCTCAGAGTGTGTATGTGATCGTGTACAGCAGTGCGGGCAGCACCCTGCTGGCCAAGGCAGACCTCACCACCTCGAGCTCTGTGATGACTTTCAACGGCAACGACCCTGTGGGGCTGTTTGAGAATGATGTGCTCACGGATATTGTCGGCACATTCAGTGGTGGTTCGGGCAACTTTGCACAGAATGTCACGCTACAAAGAAAAGCCACCGTGGCTGGCCCTTCGTCCACCTACAGCACCGCCGAATGGACCACTTTGACACAGGACGATTTTGACAATGTGGGGTTGCTCACCGGAGGTAGCTCCGGCGGAGGAGGAGGCGGCACAGGTGGCACCATGCCCACGGGCTACTGCGCCTCTCAGGGCAACAACTCATCCTATGAGTACATTTCCAGCTTTAGCCTGGGGGCTATCAGCAACTCCAGCGGCAACGACGGTGGTTATGGCAACTACACCAGCCTCTCTACCACGGTGGCCAAGGGTCAGTCCTATTCCTTCAGCCTGACACCTGCTTTCCCATCCGGAGTGTATGATGAGTACGTCAAAATATGGGTGGACCTGAACCGTGATGGGGACTTTGCAGATGCCGGAGAAGAGCTCTTCAGCACCGGACCGATACAATCTACCACCACAGGCAGCATCACGATCCCCACCTCGGCCTCCGAGGGGATTACCACCATGCGGGTGAGCATGAAGTACAATGGCGCACCTACCTCGTGTGAGGCCTTCAGCTATGGAGAAGTGGAAGACTATGCCGTGACCATCGCTGCCAGTGGCAGCAGGATCGCTGAGGTACAGGAAACGACCACCTTCACCACGGAGCTCTACCCCAACCCTGCGGAGGACTTTGTGAACCTCCACCTGAAAGTGAGGACCGAAGACTACCTGCAGATACAGATCAGCGACCTGAATGGCAGGATTGTCTTTACCGACGCGCGCAAGGCCGTCAATGGCTTCCTGACCACACAGATCAAGACTGGCACATTCGGAAGCGGGTTTTACTTTATCACCGTCACAGGCGGTGGGGAGACCTTCAAAGGCAAGCTGATCGTGGAGTAA
- a CDS encoding SOS response-associated peptidase, which translates to MRPKHAIFPSVYDRYTIFCPIEELEQKFSVKSQSPYKESYNAAPAQRLPVITNKKPGQIQYFHWGITDTMANNKSISPRLFNLTSDNALQRPAYKKILQADRCLILVNGFYVWKQLSKKQRVPYFCYYKYQLPFAIAGVWEEFDDLQGNVNSTFNMLVVPSSEPLQDYQEDMPAILNSEQAASWMNDDTNLSQLGEILDNIAPGGLKMHAVSPRLTDLKNNDEGLVKPAPPADQFGNYTLFS; encoded by the coding sequence TTGCGTCCAAAGCATGCTATCTTTCCATCTGTGTACGATCGCTATACCATTTTCTGCCCCATAGAGGAGCTTGAGCAAAAGTTTTCCGTGAAAAGCCAGAGTCCCTACAAGGAAAGCTACAATGCCGCTCCGGCACAGAGGCTCCCGGTAATCACCAACAAAAAACCGGGACAGATTCAATATTTTCATTGGGGCATCACTGATACGATGGCCAACAATAAATCCATCAGCCCGCGACTGTTCAATCTCACCAGCGACAATGCTCTGCAAAGGCCTGCGTACAAAAAAATACTGCAAGCCGATCGATGCCTTATTTTAGTCAACGGATTTTACGTTTGGAAGCAGCTCAGCAAAAAGCAACGGGTTCCTTACTTCTGTTACTATAAGTACCAGCTTCCTTTTGCAATAGCGGGAGTTTGGGAGGAATTTGATGACCTTCAGGGCAATGTGAACAGCACCTTTAATATGCTGGTGGTTCCTTCCTCAGAACCATTGCAAGACTATCAGGAAGACATGCCCGCCATCCTCAATAGCGAACAAGCTGCGAGTTGGATGAATGATGACACCAACCTTAGCCAGCTCGGGGAGATACTCGATAACATCGCTCCAGGCGGCCTGAAAATGCACGCTGTGAGCCCGCGGCTGACTGACTTAAAGAATAACGACGAGGGACTGGTAAAGCCTGCACCTCCAGCAGATCAGTTTGGAAATTATACCTTGTTCAGTTAA
- a CDS encoding DUF488 family protein has product MYYRRKLLLGILEEFDGVLSHTKLQKVLLLVTRKQSEKSFDFVPYKYGSFSFQANQDLSTLSKKEIIIDKVKTRGSDWIINSDEAFFPTLKKEDQAAIKQTKKEVAKFNQQELVKYTYIKYPYFAIKSQIAEELLTDKEFEKVNAQKRSFDKPAFFTIGYEGISLETYLNKLIINDVKLLCDVRKNPLSMKYGFSKNQLKKACESVGIEYLHIPQLGIDSEKRTDLKTINDYNKLFDEYEKTTLVENSVHLEEIYKLTEKYKRIAITCFEKEPCMCHRSKVASALKQLPRWDIDQKNL; this is encoded by the coding sequence ATGTACTATAGAAGGAAATTGCTATTAGGGATTTTAGAGGAATTTGATGGGGTATTGTCACATACAAAGCTTCAAAAAGTACTATTGTTAGTAACTAGGAAGCAATCAGAGAAATCCTTCGATTTCGTCCCATACAAATATGGAAGTTTCTCATTTCAAGCCAATCAAGATTTATCAACTCTGTCCAAAAAGGAGATTATAATCGACAAAGTTAAAACTCGTGGTTCTGATTGGATTATTAATTCAGATGAAGCTTTCTTTCCGACTCTCAAAAAAGAAGACCAAGCCGCAATTAAACAGACCAAGAAAGAAGTGGCCAAATTCAATCAGCAGGAACTGGTAAAGTACACTTACATTAAGTACCCCTATTTTGCTATTAAGAGCCAGATTGCTGAAGAACTCTTAACAGATAAAGAATTTGAAAAAGTAAATGCTCAAAAAAGAAGTTTTGATAAACCTGCTTTTTTCACGATTGGGTATGAAGGTATTAGCCTTGAGACTTACTTAAATAAACTCATAATCAATGATGTGAAATTGCTTTGTGATGTTCGTAAAAATCCTTTAAGCATGAAATACGGCTTTTCGAAGAATCAGTTGAAGAAAGCTTGTGAAAGCGTTGGGATAGAATACCTACATATTCCACAATTGGGCATTGATTCTGAAAAGAGAACGGACTTAAAAACGATAAATGATTACAACAAGCTTTTTGATGAATATGAAAAGACCACACTTGTTGAGAACAGTGTTCATTTGGAAGAAATTTACAAGCTAACTGAAAAATATAAGCGAATTGCGATAACTTGTTTTGAGAAAGAACCATGTATGTGCCATAGAAGTAAGGTAGCAAGTGCACTTAAGCAGCTTCCAAGATGGGACATCGATCAAAAGAACTTGTAA
- a CDS encoding YheT family hydrolase — protein sequence MPAKDNFDYTRPKRFFSSHLETIYPALFRKVKKVAPATHQRVDTPDGDFLDLDWRKQGCSRLVIIQHGLEGSSDRPYMLGMAKCFFENGYDVLTWNFRGCSGEMNRTARFYHSGATEDLDSVVQAALPDYEDISLVGFSLGGNLTLKYLGEASRYPQVRRGVAISAPLDLDAGVDKLHTANGLIYEKRFLRNLKKKIREKAFLMPDQIDVDKLRQVKTLRDFDDHYTAPLHGFQDATDYYRQCSAKYFLKGIKVPTLILNSINDPLLSQESVDHELTADLPLVHLETTKHGGHVGFYQKSSQPYFWSECRALEFCQQN from the coding sequence ATGCCAGCGAAAGACAACTTTGACTATACCCGGCCCAAACGATTCTTCTCTTCGCACCTGGAAACCATCTATCCGGCGCTTTTCAGAAAAGTAAAAAAAGTGGCTCCGGCGACCCATCAAAGAGTGGATACTCCCGATGGTGACTTTCTGGACCTGGACTGGCGAAAGCAGGGTTGTTCCCGACTGGTTATTATCCAGCATGGACTGGAAGGCAGCTCCGACAGGCCCTATATGCTGGGGATGGCCAAGTGCTTCTTTGAAAACGGCTATGATGTGCTCACCTGGAACTTCCGGGGATGTAGTGGTGAAATGAACCGAACTGCCCGCTTTTACCACAGCGGAGCCACAGAAGACCTGGATAGCGTGGTACAAGCCGCCCTACCCGATTATGAGGACATTAGTCTGGTGGGCTTTAGCCTGGGTGGCAACCTGACCCTCAAATACCTCGGTGAGGCCTCTCGATATCCACAGGTCAGGCGTGGTGTAGCCATCTCTGCTCCCCTGGACCTGGATGCGGGGGTTGACAAACTGCATACTGCCAATGGGCTCATTTATGAAAAGCGCTTTCTCCGAAACCTCAAAAAGAAAATACGCGAAAAGGCCTTTCTGATGCCCGATCAAATCGATGTGGACAAACTGAGGCAGGTAAAAACCCTCAGAGACTTTGACGATCACTATACTGCTCCGCTTCATGGCTTTCAGGATGCCACGGACTATTACCGTCAGTGCAGTGCCAAATATTTCCTCAAGGGAATCAAAGTACCAACGCTCATTCTCAACTCCATCAATGACCCCCTGCTCAGTCAGGAAAGTGTGGATCACGAGCTGACCGCCGACCTCCCACTGGTACATCTGGAAACCACCAAACATGGCGGTCATGTCGGCTTCTATCAAAAAAGCAGTCAACCCTACTTTTGGTCAGAGTGCCGTGCACTTGAATTTTGTCAGCAAAATTAG
- a CDS encoding pyruvate dehydrogenase complex dihydrolipoamide acetyltransferase encodes MAEVIRMPKMSDTMEEGVIASWIKKEGDEVSSGDVLAEVETDKATMELESYQDGVLLYIGIKEQESVAVDGVIAIIGEKGEDISGLLKDIESGGSNGASEKKEEAVDAPATAKAEAVDTSGIKATVIRMPKMSDTMEEGVISAWIKKEGDQVEAGDVLAEVETDKATMELEAYEDGTLLHIAIEDGGSVPIDGVIAIIGEAGADWKTLLKAEAAGGAAPAKTEDKPKEESVSAASAAPEAKAVADTPSSSSNGRLKASPLAKKIAQEKGYDLGQIAGSGDGGRIVKKDVEDFKPSQAAPKAEAKAAEAPAFSIPSVVGEEHSVDVKVTQMRKTIAKRLSESKFTAPHFYITMEINMDKAIAARASMNEMSPVKLSFNDMVVKATAAALRQHPDVNVSWHGDVMKKHSHIHIGVAMALPEGLIVPVIRFADNKSLSHISAEVKDFSQKAKNKQLTPDDYTGNTFTISNLGMFGVEDFTAIVNPPDACILAVGGIKETVIVKNGEMKPGNVMKVTLSCDHRAVDGAVGAAFLKTLKGLLEDPVRILI; translated from the coding sequence ATGGCTGAAGTAATCAGAATGCCAAAGATGAGTGACACCATGGAAGAGGGCGTCATCGCATCATGGATAAAAAAAGAGGGTGATGAAGTGTCTTCTGGGGATGTGCTGGCAGAAGTGGAGACCGATAAGGCCACTATGGAGTTGGAGTCCTATCAGGATGGAGTGCTTTTATATATAGGCATAAAGGAGCAGGAATCTGTGGCTGTGGATGGAGTGATTGCCATCATCGGCGAGAAAGGTGAAGATATCTCCGGGTTGCTCAAGGACATTGAAAGTGGTGGATCCAATGGCGCTTCTGAAAAGAAGGAGGAAGCTGTAGACGCACCAGCCACGGCAAAGGCGGAGGCAGTGGATACTTCTGGGATTAAAGCTACAGTGATCCGCATGCCCAAGATGAGTGATACCATGGAAGAGGGTGTAATCTCTGCATGGATCAAGAAAGAAGGTGATCAAGTAGAGGCAGGTGATGTGCTGGCTGAGGTGGAAACCGACAAAGCCACCATGGAACTGGAGGCTTATGAGGACGGAACTCTCCTTCATATAGCAATAGAAGATGGCGGATCTGTGCCGATCGATGGTGTGATTGCCATCATAGGAGAAGCGGGTGCCGACTGGAAAACACTATTGAAAGCTGAAGCAGCTGGTGGAGCCGCTCCAGCCAAAACAGAAGATAAACCAAAGGAAGAAAGTGTATCAGCCGCCAGCGCTGCGCCTGAAGCGAAAGCTGTGGCAGATACGCCATCCAGCTCCAGCAATGGAAGACTGAAGGCATCTCCTTTGGCAAAGAAAATAGCCCAGGAAAAAGGATATGATCTTGGTCAGATTGCCGGATCAGGTGACGGTGGCAGGATTGTGAAGAAGGATGTAGAGGACTTTAAGCCTTCGCAGGCAGCTCCCAAGGCGGAAGCAAAGGCGGCAGAAGCCCCGGCATTCAGTATTCCTTCTGTAGTGGGTGAAGAACACTCGGTAGATGTGAAAGTGACTCAGATGCGCAAGACCATCGCGAAGCGATTGTCTGAAAGCAAATTCACGGCGCCACACTTCTACATCACCATGGAGATCAACATGGACAAGGCGATAGCGGCACGGGCCAGCATGAACGAGATGTCCCCGGTGAAGCTCTCCTTTAACGATATGGTGGTGAAGGCCACTGCTGCAGCATTGCGTCAGCATCCTGATGTGAATGTGAGCTGGCACGGAGATGTAATGAAGAAGCATTCTCACATCCATATAGGTGTGGCCATGGCCCTGCCAGAGGGATTGATCGTGCCGGTGATTCGCTTTGCGGATAACAAGTCTCTTTCGCACATTTCTGCAGAAGTGAAAGACTTTAGCCAGAAGGCAAAAAACAAACAACTGACTCCAGACGACTACACGGGCAATACATTTACTATTTCCAATCTTGGAATGTTTGGTGTAGAGGACTTTACTGCGATTGTCAACCCACCGGATGCTTGTATCCTGGCAGTTGGTGGTATCAAGGAGACCGTGATAGTGAAGAATGGCGAAATGAAGCCCGGCAACGTGATGAAAGTGACCCTTTCGTGCGATCACAGAGCTGTGGATGGAGCCGTAGGTGCAGCCTTCCTCAAAACACTCAAAGGATTGCTGGAGGACCCTGTGAGAATTTTGATTTAA